One Anastrepha obliqua isolate idAnaObli1 chromosome 6, idAnaObli1_1.0, whole genome shotgun sequence DNA window includes the following coding sequences:
- the LOC129250276 gene encoding uncharacterized protein LOC129250276 translates to MNNEIKVYFLFLSYVLPLINNLNKEFQSEQSHLILQFEYLCNTDCDKIVSQWTLLKLSDHNLKSDIDIDSFWQKVSNIKNGLGELMFPDLTSFIFTLLSLPHSSAVAERKFSSLKLIKTNTRNKLEIKTIHHILTCKELIKKNCVWSAKKDFSLKMD, encoded by the exons ATGAACAacgaaataaaagtttatttcttatttctttcgtaCGTGTTGCCTCTAATAAACAATTTGAATAAAGAGTTTCAGTCGGAACAAAGTC atttaattttgcaatttgAATACTTATGTAATACTGACTGTGATAAAATTGTTAGCCAATggactttattaaaattaagtgaTCACAATTTAAAAAGTGATATCGATATTGATTCCTTTTGGCAAAAAGTATCTAACATAAAAAATGGACTGGGTGAGCTAATGTTCCCAGACCTTACTAGTTTTATATTTACCTTATTATCCTTGCCTCATAGTTCTGCAGTCgcagaaagaaaattttcatcattaaaattaataaaaacgaatacaagaaataaattggaaataaaaaccATACATCACATTTTGACTTGTAaagaactaattaaaaaaaattgtgtatggtCGGCTAAAAAagacttttctttaaaaatggactga